The genomic segment CTTCCCGCGATCTTGCGGAAAAAATGACGGAAGTAAGCCGCCTTGCGGCGAATATCGATGGGCTTCTGAAAGTCAGCCAATCGATTGATCAGACTCTGGCGACCTTGTCCGCGTCCGAGGCATTCAAGGCGACTCTCGAAGATTTGAGGAAACAGCTCCAGGCGACAACCGAATTGTGCAACCGGTTGAGCCGGCCTCGCATCATTACGCTGCGCGAAGAATAAACCGGAAGTTTTAAGATGGGCATCAGGGAGTGAGGGGACATGGCTGAAAAGGAGACCAAGACAGACTTTTCGTCCTTCATGTGTGTCATCCTGATGCTCACGGGATGTCTTGTCACAATCATGATCAGCAATGTGGTCGTTATTTCAGCCAATCCTGAAAACGTTCAGATTACCTCGATTATTCCGACTGGCGTTGGTGCGGGGGACGACGAGTCGGATAAAGAGATTATTGACCCTTTCGGCAATGTCGTGAAAGCGCCATGGTATCTCGAGGTCTGGCGCGACCGGCTTATTATTCATCCCGGCGGAGAAGAAATTCTCATCCGCGAGCTCGAGTCGAAGGACAACAAGTTTGAGCGATTCCTCAAATTCGTGGAGGAGCGGAAAAATCGGCAGTACATCGTTCTCCTGGTGCGGCAAAATGCGGGATCCGTGGCTCGTAAATTGAAATATGTAATCCGCGACCGCAAAATCGACATCGGAATGGATCTGTTATACGGCACCGACCCGATTCGGCTGAGAAATGTCGATACAAACCAGACAATGAGCGTTACCGGAGTCATTTAGGGATAGGAATCAAAGCATGCCCCGCAAACATCAAACGGAGGGAGCTGTCAACCTGGACTCCTTCCTCGACATTCTCACCTGTTTGCAGGGAATCCTTATGCTGGTGATCATCGCCACCGGGATCGACGCGGCCCAGACAAAAGTTCTGATCCCGACCCCTATGGAGCGCGTCAGCGCGCGAACGCCTGTTTATCTTGAATGTCGGGGCAACAAAATCTATCCGCTCGATAGTTTTGAGCTGGCGCGAAAAGCACGAGCCGAGGTGCAACGCATCAATCAGGAGGCCGCTGGGGATCCCATCCGCAAAATGCAGCTTCTCGGCGGCTTGCGGGTCACGGACGATTTCTATGAGGTTGACATGTCCTATTATCTGGTCGGGCAGCTTGTTATCAAGCCGCGGCCCGATCCTGCGAGAGACGGCTATGAACTTGAGGAGCGGTCGACCTTCGCCACAGACAATTTTATGGTGAATCTCCTTAAGAATTTTCCGAAAGAGAATCGGCGCATCGTTTTGATCGCCCGCGACGACAGTTATTCCGTCTTCAAGGTGGCCCAACGGCTTGCCTTTCTGGCCCAGGTTGAGCTTGGCGTTGAAATTTATGACCGCAATGAAAACCTTCGATTCACCATGCAGGGCCTTCTGATCTCGACCTCGTAACCTGTTCAGAGTCGCTTTTTTCCGCTTTCCGCGTCCGCATCTTTGGTTCACATTTACAGCAACTGGCGGAGGCTAGCCCAGATGCCTGACATTCTGATTGAAGATATTATGCGGATTCTGCCGCACCGGTACCCGATGCTTCTCATCGATCGGGTGGTCGAATGCGAAGGGGACCGGGTAGTTGCGATCAAAAATGTGACGGCCAATGAGCCCTGCTTTTCCGGCCATTTCCCCGGGCGCCCGATTTTTCCCGGCGTTCTCCAGCTTGAAGCCATGGCGCAGGCGGGCGGCGTGCTGATGAATCAGTCGTATGGAGAGCCCGGGCGAATCGCCTATTTTCTGGCCGTGGACAAAGCTCGCTTCCGCCGCGTGATCCGCCCCGGCGACACCATGCGAATTGAAGTGGTTTTTCAGCGCGCGCGCCTCGGCATGATGCGGTTGCATGGAACGATTACCGTGGACGGTGAACTCGCCTGCGAGGCCGACATCATGTTCGGCTACGGGGATGCCTGAAGCATGGCCACAGTTCACCCCTCCGCCATCGTTTCGCCGAACGCCCGGTTGGGGGAGGATGTCTACATCGGACCATATTGCACCGTTGGCCCGGATGTGGAGATCGGAGACCGCACGCGCCTCATCTCTCACGTCGTCGTCGACGGATTCACCCGGATCGGCAGCGATTGCACGATCTTCCCATTTGCGAGCATCGGGCTGCAGACGCAGGATCTGAAATATCGCGGCGGTCGTCCCGGAACGGTCATCGGTGACCGCACCACGATTCGAGAGTACGTTACCATAAACGCCGCGACAAAAGATGGGGATCTGACGCGGGTGGGGTCCCATTGTCATATCATGGCTTATGCCCACATCGCGCACGATTGCGTCGTCGGAGACCATGTGATTATTGCCAATGTTGGCACGCTGGCGGGGCATGTAATCGTTGAAGACAGGGTCCTCATCGGGGGGCTGAGCGGCATCCACCAGTTCGTTCGCCTCGGACGAAATTGCATCGTGGGTGGGTGCACAAAAATCACACAGGACGTGCCTCCATTCATGATGGCCGACGGCAATCCGCCGAGGGTCCCCGGCATCAATGCGTTGGGGCTAAAGCGCGCCGGTCTATCAGAGGAGGCGCAGCATGCTCTCAAACAGGCGCATCGGCTTCTTTATCGCAGCGGCCTGAATACAAGCGCCGCCCTCGCGCGGATGGAGCAGGAATTGCCGCGCCTGCCGGAAATCGAGCACCTCATCGCATTTATTCGGGCATCCGAGCGCGGGATTATCAAGTGAAGCGAAGGGGACAACGAGCGCTGGCGCTCTGGCTAAGCCTTTCCTTGATAGCCACTGCGCGAGGACAGCTTCCGGCCGACGGTTATGTCAACTTCAATTTCGACCAGGTCGACATCCCTGTTTTGATTAAACTGGTCGGCGAAATCACGGGGCGCCGTTTCGTGGTTGGGGAGGACATTTCGGGGCGGGTGACGGTCGTCACGCCGCAGCGCATTCCGGCACGCGACGCCTATCCGCTATTGCTTTCCATCCTTGAATCCCGTGGGCTGTCGGTGGTTGAACGCGGGGGCGTATTCCACGTCGTCTCCCTACCGGAGCGCGTGGTTGCCCCGGCCTCCGTGGTGGGGGAATCGCAGACCATGGAGTCCGCGGAGGGACTCGTAACCCGTATCATTCGCGTGCAACACGTCGGCGTCGTGGAGTTGAGGCGATTGCTCGAGCCGCTCGTGCGCGGCGGCAAGGCAGGTGCGCTGGCGGCCTTCCCGCCGACCAATCACCTGATCATCACGGACACGGCCGAAAACGTTCGTTTGATTGAAAAAATTGTGACTGAGCTCGACAAACCCGGAGCCGCCCGAGTCGTTGAGGTCATTGAATTGAAACATGCCGCACCGGATGATCTGGCTCGCCAGATTGTCGCCGCGATGCGGGCCGGCGAGACAGCCGGGGAAAGAGTGCAACGCCACTTGCAACAGGTCACGGAAGGCATGGCGGCCCTGCCGGCCGATGTAGTTGTCGTACCGTCGCCGCGCGCAAACAGCCTGTTGATTGTGGGCACGCCGGTCCAGCTCAAGGAGTTGCGCGACATCATCGCTCGGCTCGACGTGCCGGCCCGATCCGGATACGGCCGGCTCCATGCGATTTTTCTTCGTTATCTCTCCGCCGAGGATGCGGCGAAGAGCCTCAATGCGCTCCTCCAAAAGGCCGACAAGGAACAACGTTCACCGATCGCGATCGAGCCTAATCCCGCCAACAACGCGTTAATCGTGGACGCGTCGCCACAGGATTACGAGTTCATTCGCGCGCTCGTCGAGAAACTGGATCAGGTCCCGCAGCAAGTTCTCGTCGAAGTGCTGCTGGCGGAAGTGGCGGTCGGCCGCAACCTCGATATCGGCGTGCGGCTTGCCACAGTGGAACAGCCCAAGGACGGCGCGACAACTGCATTAGGAACCAGCAGGCTGGGGGAGACCGATTCGCTCGCAGAATTCATCGAAAAAGGCGTTTTTCCGCAGGGATTGGCCATCGGCGTCGCACGGGGCGTCCTCATCAATCCTCGCACCGGTGATCCAGTCCCGAACATGCCGCTGCTCATCGAGGCGCTCGCCCGGAGCCGTGACGTAAAAATCCTATCAAATGTTCCCCTCTGGGCGCAGAACAACAGTGAGGCTACCGTCAGCGTTGTCGACAACATCCCGATTCTTCGATCCACCATCGAGGGCGGATCAGGGACGGCACGGGACATTATCCAAAACATCGATCGGATTGATGTCGGTATCAAACTAAAGGTAACTCCCCACGTTAATCCTGACGGCGAGATCACGCTCAAACTTAATCCCAGCATCGAGGCCATCGTGGACCAAGGACCTCCCGGCACCAGCTTTGCGCCGACCATTGCCAAGCGGGAGGTTTCAACAACAGTGACCGTTCCCAATGGCGCGACGGTGGTGATTAGCGGCCTGATCCGCGAGGATCGCGTTCAGGATGTGTATAAGGTGCCGATTCTGGGAGATATCCCGCTGATCGGTTTCTTTTTCCGCAAAAAGGGGGAGCGGATGGAGCGCACGAACCTTCTGATTTTTGTAACTCCGCATATTGTGACAGACATCCGCGTGGCGAAGGAGATGAAGGAACGTCTCCAGAAACAAACAGCGCTAACTTCAGAATCACTGCAGGGCCACGAGAACGAAACGCGGAGGTAGGCGTGTGCGCAGACCGTCCAGCCGTCGAACCGGGTGGCCTGCCCTTTGTCGAGCTCGTGGACCCTTCATGGTTGAGGCCGCAGTGGGTGGAAAAATTGCCAGTCGACTGGGCCCGGACTCATCAGGTTCTTCCCGTGGAGAAAGACGGTGTCCTCTACGCGCTGGCAGCGGGTCCTTCAGCCGCAGCGAGGGCCCATGAGCTTTCTTTGCTCCTTGGACGAGATCTGTTTCCTCTTCTGAGCACGCCGGAACAGGTCCGGCGCGCGATCGACCTATGCTACTCCATGCGAGAGGCGCCCGCCATCAACGCGGAGCCCATCAGCGGGGTCCGCCAGATCGAGTCGAAGGCGGAAGACCTGTTGCGGGTCGGGGAAGATG from the Kiritimatiellia bacterium genome contains:
- the fabZ gene encoding 3-hydroxyacyl-ACP dehydratase FabZ: MPDILIEDIMRILPHRYPMLLIDRVVECEGDRVVAIKNVTANEPCFSGHFPGRPIFPGVLQLEAMAQAGGVLMNQSYGEPGRIAYFLAVDKARFRRVIRPGDTMRIEVVFQRARLGMMRLHGTITVDGELACEADIMFGYGDA
- the lpxA gene encoding acyl-ACP--UDP-N-acetylglucosamine O-acyltransferase; the encoded protein is MATVHPSAIVSPNARLGEDVYIGPYCTVGPDVEIGDRTRLISHVVVDGFTRIGSDCTIFPFASIGLQTQDLKYRGGRPGTVIGDRTTIREYVTINAATKDGDLTRVGSHCHIMAYAHIAHDCVVGDHVIIANVGTLAGHVIVEDRVLIGGLSGIHQFVRLGRNCIVGGCTKITQDVPPFMMADGNPPRVPGINALGLKRAGLSEEAQHALKQAHRLLYRSGLNTSAALARMEQELPRLPEIEHLIAFIRASERGIIK